The Verrucomicrobiota bacterium DNA segment CCATGTCGATATAGAGGGTTTTCTTCATTCCTGGTTCTTCACTTTTCTACTTTGACTCCCACCAGTTGCGGATAGGGCTCATCAAAGTAGACGACATTTGTATCCACGTCGATAATCGCTACCTCGCTTTCAAATCTCAGCGTGACAGTCATTAGAACGCAGCGCTCATAGAAACTGACTTTGAATTGATGCCCTGTCGACATGGTAATCAACTGGCGGATGCGCAGGTTCGACAAATTCCGGCTGGGTTTTTCCGGGGCCTTCTCCGGAAAAAGGGAAATGACCTTATCATCCAGCGAAAACAAACCCTCACCAATGGCTATACCTGCCGCAGTCGAAGTAAACGCCTTACTCATCGAGTGCATGATATGCGTGGTGTCCGGACCATGGGGCGACCACCAGCCCTCCGATACCAGCTTCCCATGACGATGAATCATAAAACTGTGAACTGCATCCGTTTCTTCCTCACAACTCTGGATAAAATCCAGAATCGCCTGAGAACTCATCCCCACCGATTCGGGAGTAGCCCTTTCAAATTCGAACCGCTCCTCATGATGCTGCCGTTACCACAAGGAAAGATAATATAACCTGATACCTAATCACAAAAAAAACCTGCCTCGCCCGGCGGCATTTTCCAAGCCTGCTTTTTGCCGACCCCGCAGCCTTGAGCAGAGGTCACAGCTTAAATCCCACACTGGCGTGCACCAGCCGTCGCCTTGAAAGGCTATGGCTGGCACGGCGATTACAAGCAATGACCCGAACGTGGGAACCACTTAAATATTATCGAAATAACACTTTTCTAGGGCCATTCTGGACTGACCCGGATGGGGCTTAAGCGTTTTTCCTTCACTACGATACGAACATGGTTAGGTTTTTAAAAACCATCTTTCGAACAAGCCAGCCTGTGTTTTTATTCTCATGCCTATAACTTTTTTGCATACTGCCGATTGGCAGTTGGGTAAGCCATTTGCCTCCGTTGAGGACGATGATAAGCGCGCCCTTATTCGGCAGGCGCGCATTAAAGCGATTCAGAAAATCGGGCAAATCGCCCAAGAACGAAATGCCTCTTTCATTCTGGTTGCGGGTGATCTCTTTGACTCTCCGACGACGAGCAAATCGACGGTATCCGCCGCTTGCAGTAACCTGGGCCAGTTAAAGATTCCTGTGATTGTCATACCGTGGAGTCACCAGATCACTTCTACGGTAGTATACGGGGTCATATCTTCATTCTTGACATAAATCAATTGAGCATCTTCTTTCATCTGCATGGCACGGAAGTTGAGAGTAGAGTACCCTGGAGCGTGTTATCACGTTATTAATCGTGGTAATTTCCAATCCAAAATCTTTTTAGCCAGGGGTGCGGCAGAGGCGTTTGAAAAAACCTTGTTTCAAGCCTGCGAACGCTTTGGTTGGAAGCTGAGCGCTTATGTAATCATGAGTAACCACTTCCACTTGGCAGTGGAAACTCCAGAGCCGAATCTGAGCCTCGGCATGAAATGGCTGCAGGGAACCTGGGTGA contains these protein-coding regions:
- a CDS encoding serine hydrolase, translating into MSSQAILDFIQSCEEETDAVHSFMIHRHGKLVSEGWWSPHGPDTTHIMHSMSKAFTSTAAGIAIGEGLFSLDDKVISLFPEKAPEKPSRNLSNLRIRQLITMSTGHQFKVSFYERCVLMTVTLRFESEVAIIDVDTNVVYFDEPYPQLVGVKVEK
- a CDS encoding metallophosphoesterase; translated protein: MPITFLHTADWQLGKPFASVEDDDKRALIRQARIKAIQKIGQIAQERNASFILVAGDLFDSPTTSKSTVSAACSNLGQLKIPVIVIPWSHQITSTVVYGVISSFLT